A genome region from Populus alba chromosome 5, ASM523922v2, whole genome shotgun sequence includes the following:
- the LOC118029998 gene encoding AAA-ATPase At5g17760: MFSGKEFPSSSSFLAAYASMAGSIIMAQSIANQLSHLIPHHIRSYLLSTLRYFFKPQSPILTLVIDESTGIARNQVYDASETYLCTKVSPNTKRLKISKTPSEKNLTIKLEKGEKIVDNYEGVELQWRLVFAEAEKNDSHNPFQPRNVEKRWFELSFHRDHKETILGSYIPYILEKAKSIKEEVRVLKMHTLNSSQGYGGIKWESINLEHPATFETLAMEPDLKSIVIEDLNRFVKRKDFYKRVGRAWKRGYLLYGPPGTGKSSLVAAMANHLKFDVYDLQLANIMRDSDLRRLFLATGNRSILVIEDIDCSLDLPDRRQVSKDGDGRKQHDVQLTLSGLLNFIDGLWSSCGDERIIIFTTNHRDRLDPALLRPGRMDMHIHMSYCTTHGFRVLASNYLGINGYHILFGEIEDLMKTTEVTPAQVAEELMKSEDSNIALEGVVKLLKRKKLEGDELFDEGAKKVGIQEAKRQKVGNKRRVSVRINSGRKTNKKRCS, translated from the exons ATGTTTTCCGGCAAAGAATttccttcttcatcatcattctTGGCTGCCTATGCCTCCATGGCTGGTTCAATAATTATGGCTCAATCCATCGCCAATCAACTAAGCCATCTCATACCCCACCATATCAGAAGCTACCTTTTATCAACTCTTCGTTACTTCTTTAAGCCTCAATCTCCTATTCTTACCTTAGTCATTGACGAATCCACAGGAATTGCTCGAAACCAAGTCTATGATGCATCCGAGACTTACTTGTGCACTAAGGTTAGTCCCAACACAAAAAGGCTCAAAATTAGCAAAACCCCATCGGAGAAGAATTTGACGATCAAGCTTGAAAAGGGTGAGAAAATCGTTGATAATTATGAAGGGGTTGAGCTTCAGTGGAGATTAGTATTTGCAGAAGCTGAAAAGAACGACTCCCACAATCCCTTTCAACCAAGGAATGTTGAGAAACGATGGTTCGAGCTAAGCTTCCACAGGGATCATAAGGAGACAATACTGGGGTCTTACATCCCTTATATTCTTGAAAAGGCAAAATCCATAAAAGAAGAAGTAAGAGTCTTGAAGATGCACACTCTTAACAGTTCTCAAGGCTATGGAGGAATCAAATGGGAGTCCATAAATCTTGAACATCCAGCAACGTTCGAGACTTTGGCTATGGAGCCAGACCTGAAAAGTATTGTTATAGAGGATTTGAATAGATTTGTTAAGAGGAAGGATTTTTATAAGAGAGTAGGGAGGGCTTGGAAACGTGGGTACTTACTATATGGGCCACCAGGGACTGGCAAATCAAGCTTGGTTGCTGCCATGGCTAATCACTTAAAGTTTGATGTGTATGATTTGCAGCTTGCAAATATAATGCGGGATTCTGACCTGAGAAGATTGTTCCTGGCAACTGGGAATCGATCGATACTTGTGATTGAAGATATTGATTGTAGTCTGGACTTGCCTGATCGAAGACAGGTTTCTAAAGATGGAGATGGTCGAAAACAGCACGATGTGCAG TTGACACTGTCCGGCTTACTTAACTTCATAGATGGATTATGGTCTAGTTGCGGGGATGAAAGAATCATCATATTTACCACCAACCATAGAGATAGGCTAGACCCTGCTCTGTTGCGTCCGGGACGCATGGACATGCACATTCACATGTCCTACTGCACGACTCATGGGTTTAGAGTGCTGGCCTCCAATTACCTGGGCATTAATGGTTATCATATACTCTTTGGAGAAATCGAGGACCTGATGAAAACTACAGAGGTCACCCCTGCACAAGTGGCAGAGGAGCTAATGAAGAGTGAAGATTCAAATATTGCACTTGAAGGGGTTGTGAAACTACTGAAGAGGAAGAAACTGGAAGGCGATGAACTTTTCGATGAAGGTGCTAAAAAGGTTGGGATTCAAGAAGCAAAAAGGCAGAAAGTTGGGAACAAGCGTAGAGTATCTGTTAGAATTAATAGCGGAAGGAAGACCAACAAGAAAAGATGTTCCTAA